One genomic window of Luteitalea pratensis includes the following:
- a CDS encoding PVC-type heme-binding CxxCH protein has product MRMRSFATALLVLAGVSLTTSIRMQAGHQQEPTRRRGDDRRALSPADALRSFVLEPGYRIDLVAAEPLVQDPVAIAFDEHGRLFVAENRGYPDPLEGQPPEPARGVIALLTDTDQDGRYDARSDFATGLTYPNGLMVWDEGVFVTMAPDLLYLKDTNGDGVADERRVVLTGFSATRTAQIRFSHPTLGPDGWIYFTSGLNGGTVTSPDHPERPPVVFSSSDSRYHPRTGAFELVGGQGQYGLTFDDEGRRFICANRHPVWHVVLEPAQLQRNPDLAFSDTVQEVSKVGAEAVVWPLTRDLTTASFHPTLINTPHAGTFTSASGVHIHRGDALPEGHAGSVFIAESAQNLVQRQVRESAGVTFRSTPARTGVEFLASQDSWFRPVQLADGPDGALYVVDMYRKDIDHPAYVPEESRRLFDFTAGRGMGRIYRVAARDRAPGGDTSLLATASTARLVATLGHRNAWRRETAQRLLVERHAVGAETGLRAGAAGDTALARLHALWTLDALDLLRPADVRTALGDASPGVRENAVRLTERHLRTWPELIDPLLALVDDGDARVRLHVALALGGSDDARTVVALASIARRDGADRWVRAAVFSGLRGRAAALLEAFQSSTTAPAGIAARAGVMQDLGRLYGATESPERCVALIAAIADPSAELSWQPAALAGLAEGLRARAAVASAASGATGVRDESALMALVSADQPDARAARARLDIQMARAAALAVIEEAPMEQRLPAIELLAHGDAASASAPLLQLLAPARPAVVQVAAVRALTRMHGITAAANLLEPARWQAYTPRVRDAVLTAMIAEDRLVNVLLDAVARNDVSPAAIGAARARRLVTHRDPRISVRARTLLAGLDAAGGLPVFQRARTEVLNRSGVPSRGRQQFAAQCVACHTFGSGGGRVGPDLSGIRNQPADTILLHILVPDYEITPGYESYAVQTRDGRTLTGRLESETAGSLTIRDAAGEAHTVLRTDVASLAAAQGSLMPATFHEVLSSQDLADLIAYLKAP; this is encoded by the coding sequence ATGCGAATGCGATCGTTTGCGACGGCACTGCTCGTGCTGGCAGGCGTGTCGCTCACGACGTCGATCAGGATGCAGGCCGGCCATCAACAGGAGCCGACTCGGCGTCGCGGCGACGATCGACGCGCACTCTCTCCGGCCGATGCACTGCGCAGCTTCGTGCTCGAGCCAGGCTATCGCATCGATCTCGTCGCGGCCGAGCCGCTCGTGCAGGATCCCGTCGCGATTGCGTTCGACGAGCACGGCCGGCTCTTCGTCGCGGAGAACCGCGGCTACCCCGATCCCCTCGAGGGGCAGCCCCCGGAACCGGCCCGCGGTGTCATCGCGCTGCTGACCGACACCGATCAGGATGGTCGCTACGACGCCCGTTCGGACTTTGCCACGGGCCTGACGTATCCCAATGGCCTGATGGTGTGGGACGAGGGCGTCTTCGTGACGATGGCGCCCGACCTGCTGTACCTGAAAGACACCAACGGGGACGGAGTCGCCGACGAGCGGCGGGTCGTGCTGACGGGGTTCAGCGCCACCCGCACCGCGCAGATTCGCTTCAGTCATCCCACGCTCGGCCCCGATGGCTGGATCTACTTCACGAGTGGCCTCAACGGCGGCACGGTCACCTCGCCGGACCACCCGGAGCGGCCACCGGTCGTGTTCTCGTCGAGCGACTCGCGCTATCACCCGCGGACGGGCGCGTTCGAACTCGTCGGCGGGCAGGGGCAGTACGGGTTGACCTTCGACGACGAGGGAAGGCGTTTCATCTGCGCGAATCGCCACCCGGTGTGGCATGTCGTGCTCGAGCCCGCACAGTTGCAGCGCAACCCGGACCTCGCCTTCTCGGACACCGTGCAGGAAGTCTCGAAGGTCGGTGCCGAGGCCGTCGTGTGGCCACTCACGCGCGATCTCACCACCGCGTCCTTCCATCCGACCCTGATCAACACGCCCCATGCGGGCACGTTCACGTCGGCGAGTGGCGTGCACATCCACCGCGGCGACGCACTGCCGGAGGGGCACGCGGGCAGCGTGTTCATCGCCGAGTCCGCACAGAACCTGGTGCAGCGGCAGGTGCGGGAATCGGCCGGCGTCACGTTCCGCTCGACGCCGGCGCGCACCGGCGTCGAGTTCCTCGCCTCGCAAGACAGCTGGTTCAGGCCCGTGCAACTCGCCGACGGCCCAGACGGCGCGCTCTACGTGGTCGACATGTACCGCAAGGACATCGACCATCCGGCCTACGTGCCCGAGGAGAGTCGTCGTCTCTTCGACTTCACGGCGGGTCGCGGCATGGGGCGCATCTATCGCGTCGCGGCGCGCGACCGCGCGCCCGGCGGGGACACGTCCTTGCTCGCGACAGCGTCGACCGCCCGACTCGTGGCGACGCTCGGCCACCGCAATGCGTGGCGGCGGGAGACGGCGCAGCGGTTGCTCGTCGAGCGGCACGCGGTGGGCGCCGAGACGGGCTTGCGCGCCGGGGCCGCCGGTGACACCGCGTTGGCCCGCCTGCACGCGCTGTGGACACTCGACGCCCTTGATCTCTTGCGTCCGGCGGATGTCCGGACGGCCTTGGGCGACGCGTCGCCTGGCGTCCGTGAGAACGCGGTGCGGTTGACGGAACGCCATCTCCGTACCTGGCCGGAGCTGATTGATCCACTGCTCGCCCTGGTCGACGACGGCGACGCGCGGGTGCGCCTGCACGTCGCACTCGCGCTCGGAGGATCCGATGACGCTCGCACCGTCGTCGCGCTGGCATCGATCGCCCGACGGGACGGTGCCGATCGCTGGGTGCGCGCAGCCGTATTCAGTGGACTGCGGGGGCGGGCGGCGGCGTTGCTCGAGGCATTCCAGTCGTCGACGACGGCGCCAGCCGGCATCGCGGCGAGGGCGGGCGTAATGCAGGATCTCGGGCGTCTCTACGGCGCCACCGAGTCACCCGAACGCTGCGTCGCGCTGATCGCCGCCATCGCCGATCCGAGCGCCGAGTTGTCGTGGCAGCCCGCGGCGCTGGCCGGCCTGGCCGAGGGCCTGCGCGCGCGTGCCGCCGTCGCGTCAGCCGCGTCAGGAGCGACCGGCGTCCGCGACGAGTCGGCCCTGATGGCGCTCGTGTCGGCAGACCAGCCCGACGCGCGCGCGGCGCGGGCACGTCTCGACATCCAGATGGCACGCGCGGCCGCGCTCGCGGTGATCGAGGAGGCGCCGATGGAGCAGCGTCTGCCGGCAATCGAGTTGCTGGCGCATGGCGACGCAGCCTCGGCCAGTGCACCGCTGCTGCAGTTGCTGGCGCCGGCGCGCCCGGCAGTCGTGCAGGTCGCAGCGGTGCGCGCGCTGACGCGGATGCACGGCATCACCGCGGCAGCGAACCTGCTGGAACCGGCGCGCTGGCAGGCGTATACCCCGCGGGTGCGCGACGCAGTGCTCACGGCGATGATCGCCGAGGATCGCCTCGTGAACGTCCTGCTCGACGCGGTGGCACGCAACGACGTCAGTCCTGCAGCGATCGGCGCGGCGCGTGCACGACGCCTCGTCACTCATCGTGACCCGCGAATCAGTGTGCGCGCGCGGACCTTGCTGGCCGGGCTCGACGCGGCGGGCGGCCTGCCGGTGTTCCAGCGGGCCAGGACCGAGGTCCTGAACCGTTCGGGGGTGCCGTCGCGCGGCCGGCAGCAGTTCGCGGCACAGTGCGTCGCGTGTCACACGTTCGGCAGCGGCGGCGGTCGCGTCGGTCCGGACCTGAGTGGCATCCGCAACCAGCCTGCCGACACGATCCTGCTGCACATCCTTGTGCCCGACTACGAGATCACGCCTGGTTACGAGTCCTATGCCGTGCAGACGCGTGACGGCCGGACGCTCACCGGACGGCTGGAATCGGAGACGGCGGGAAGCCTGACGATCAGGGACGCAGCCGGAGAGGCACACACCGTGCTCCGGACCGACGTCGCGTCGCTGGCCGCCGCGCAGGGGTCGCTGATGCCTGCGACGTTCCACGAGGTGCTGTCCTCGCAGGACCTTGCCGATCTGATTGCCTACCTCAAGGCGCCGTGA
- a CDS encoding GNAT family N-acetyltransferase codes for MTCVVRPGAIADAERLAAFGHRVFAATFAADNDPAQLARYVDAAYTPAVQAAELADAAIATWLACDADDRLLGFAQVRLGPAPASVTGPSPLELWRLYVDHEWHGRGVAADLMQTVCEHAARERAGVLWLGVWERNPRAQAFYRKHGFVPIGAHVFMFGTEEQTDQIWVRAL; via the coding sequence GTGACCTGCGTCGTCCGGCCCGGAGCGATCGCCGATGCCGAGCGCCTCGCGGCGTTCGGCCATCGCGTGTTCGCCGCCACCTTCGCGGCCGACAACGACCCCGCACAACTGGCCCGCTACGTCGACGCTGCATACACGCCGGCGGTACAGGCCGCAGAGCTCGCCGATGCGGCGATCGCGACGTGGCTGGCCTGCGATGCCGACGACCGATTGCTCGGCTTCGCGCAGGTGCGTCTGGGGCCGGCGCCGGCCAGCGTCACCGGTCCTTCGCCACTCGAGCTCTGGCGCTTGTACGTCGACCACGAGTGGCATGGTCGCGGCGTCGCAGCGGACCTGATGCAGACGGTGTGCGAACACGCCGCTCGCGAGCGAGCGGGCGTGCTGTGGCTCGGTGTGTGGGAGCGCAACCCGCGCGCGCAGGCGTTCTATCGCAAGCACGGTTTCGTGCCCATCGGCGCGCACGTGTTCATGTTCGGCACCGAGGAGCAGACCGACCAGATCTGGGTCCGCGCGTTGTAG
- the glgX gene encoding glycogen debranching protein GlgX: protein MEIWPGRAYPFGAVYDGAGTNFSLFSEAAHRVDLCLFDESGVETCLPLPEVTAYCWHGYVPGVGPGTPYGFRVHGPYDPGRGHWCHPSKLLLDPYARAIEGQVRWNEAVFPYRFGNRQGPVNDDDSAPYMPRSIVVDPEFDWGNDRLPRTPLHKTMIYEAHVRGLTMRHPAVPSELRGKYLGIAHPAIIEYLLALGVTAIELQPVHQFVHDSLLIEKGLRNYWGYNSIGFLAPHNEYGTSERGAQVIEFKQMVRTLHAAGIEVILDVVYNHTAEGNHLGPSLSFKGIDNAAYYRLVADQPLYYMDYTGTGNSLNMRHPHVLQLLMDSLRYWVTDMHVDGFRFDLAATLARGLHDVDRLSAFFDLIQQDPVVCQAKLIAEPWDVGQGGYQVGNFPPLWCEWNGKYRDCVRDYWRSQDQTLGEFAYRFTGSSDLYEGTGRRPYASINFVTAHDGFTLADLVSFNDKHNEANGEDNRDGESHNRSWNCGVEGPSDDPQVTALRARQRRNFLATLFLSQGIPMLLSGDECGRSQGGNNNVYCQDNETSWLDWDAMDEAMLAFTRKLITFRSAHPVFRRRKWFQGLELHGLADIEWFAPNGRAMNSRDWGAGHNKSFSVFLNGEAIPSRGPRGERVVDDSFLVMFNAHYDALRFTPPDEAFGRQWSTAVDTTHAYVGLAKRIFRHTSRIKLEGRSLLVLQRRE from the coding sequence ATGGAGATCTGGCCGGGGCGTGCGTATCCATTCGGGGCGGTGTACGACGGAGCCGGCACCAATTTCTCGTTGTTCTCGGAAGCGGCACATCGCGTCGACCTCTGCCTGTTCGACGAGTCGGGCGTCGAGACGTGCCTGCCCCTGCCCGAGGTCACCGCCTATTGCTGGCACGGCTACGTGCCTGGCGTCGGGCCGGGTACGCCGTACGGCTTTCGCGTCCATGGCCCGTACGATCCGGGCCGTGGCCACTGGTGCCATCCGAGCAAGCTGCTGCTGGATCCCTACGCGCGCGCCATCGAGGGGCAGGTGCGTTGGAACGAGGCTGTCTTCCCGTATCGCTTCGGCAACAGGCAGGGCCCCGTCAACGACGATGATTCGGCGCCCTACATGCCGCGCTCGATCGTCGTCGATCCCGAGTTCGACTGGGGCAACGACCGGCTGCCGCGCACGCCCCTGCACAAGACCATGATCTACGAGGCCCACGTCAGGGGCCTCACGATGCGACATCCGGCCGTGCCGTCAGAGCTGCGCGGCAAGTACCTGGGCATCGCGCACCCGGCCATCATCGAGTACCTGCTGGCCCTCGGCGTGACCGCCATCGAGTTGCAGCCGGTCCATCAGTTCGTGCACGACTCGCTGCTCATCGAGAAGGGCCTGCGGAACTACTGGGGCTACAACTCGATCGGGTTCCTGGCGCCCCACAACGAGTACGGCACCAGCGAGCGTGGCGCGCAGGTGATCGAGTTCAAGCAGATGGTCAGGACGCTGCACGCGGCCGGCATCGAGGTGATTCTCGACGTCGTCTACAACCACACAGCGGAAGGGAACCATCTCGGTCCGTCGCTGTCGTTCAAGGGTATCGACAATGCCGCGTACTACCGCCTGGTCGCCGACCAGCCCCTGTACTACATGGACTACACGGGCACCGGCAACAGCCTGAACATGCGTCACCCGCACGTCCTGCAGTTGCTGATGGACTCGCTGCGCTACTGGGTGACCGACATGCACGTGGATGGCTTCCGCTTCGACCTGGCGGCCACCCTGGCGCGCGGACTGCACGACGTCGATCGGCTGTCGGCATTTTTCGACCTGATCCAGCAGGACCCGGTGGTGTGCCAGGCCAAGCTCATCGCCGAGCCGTGGGACGTCGGGCAGGGCGGCTACCAGGTCGGCAACTTCCCGCCGTTGTGGTGCGAGTGGAACGGCAAATACCGCGATTGCGTGCGCGACTACTGGCGCAGCCAGGACCAGACGCTCGGTGAGTTCGCCTATCGCTTCACCGGCAGCAGCGACCTGTACGAGGGCACGGGACGGCGTCCGTACGCGAGCATCAACTTCGTCACCGCCCACGACGGCTTCACCCTGGCGGACCTGGTCTCGTTCAACGACAAGCACAACGAGGCCAACGGCGAGGACAACCGCGACGGCGAGAGCCACAACCGCTCGTGGAACTGCGGCGTCGAAGGGCCGAGCGACGATCCGCAGGTCACGGCGTTGCGGGCGCGGCAGCGGCGGAACTTCCTGGCAACGCTCTTCCTCTCGCAGGGCATCCCGATGCTGCTCTCCGGCGACGAGTGCGGGCGATCGCAGGGCGGCAACAACAACGTCTACTGCCAGGACAACGAGACCAGCTGGCTGGACTGGGACGCCATGGACGAGGCGATGCTCGCTTTCACCCGCAAGCTGATCACGTTCCGCAGCGCGCACCCGGTGTTCCGCCGCCGCAAGTGGTTCCAGGGCCTGGAACTGCATGGCCTGGCCGACATCGAGTGGTTCGCACCCAACGGCCGGGCGATGAACTCGAGGGACTGGGGCGCCGGCCACAACAAGTCGTTCTCGGTGTTCCTGAACGGGGAGGCGATTCCGAGCCGCGGGCCGCGCGGCGAGCGAGTCGTGGACGACAGCTTCCTGGTGATGTTCAACGCGCACTACGACGCGCTGCGCTTCACGCCGCCTGACGAGGCGTTCGGGCGGCAGTGGAGCACCGCCGTGGACACCACACATGCGTACGTCGGCCTGGCCAAGCGAATCTTCCGCCACACGAGCCGGATCAAGCTCGAGGGGCGCAGTCTGCTGGTCCTGCAGCGCAGAGAGTAG
- a CDS encoding HEAT repeat domain-containing protein, with amino-acid sequence MKRGAISLTWVLLLAGMPGQALAQSSATSPLAVWRSLDVEVLVERARALDPETRTRAACALRERRTVPPAGIAALVALLPDDTTVPVTVCQAEGDLDRYGIPRTTSPGREAAHALAEAGAVAFDPLALALEHTSPVARRNAALGLGMLDDARAVPPLIAHLADQDGPVRAQVAWALGAIDDARAVPPLIASLADRDGAVREKVAWSLGALDDARAVEPLSRAISDVEPRVRQQVAWALGAIGDARAVAALASVIGDAQPEVRKQAAWALGAVGDPGGVDALSRALEDTQPDVRKQAAWGQGAIGDARAVPALLRVLQDPQPAVRRQAAWALGAIGDRRATPALTTALHDEDRQVRKHAAWALGQVGGR; translated from the coding sequence ATGAAGAGAGGCGCGATCTCCCTGACGTGGGTGTTGTTGCTGGCCGGCATGCCCGGACAGGCCCTGGCGCAGTCGTCCGCGACGTCACCGCTGGCGGTGTGGCGCAGCCTGGATGTCGAGGTCCTGGTGGAGCGTGCACGCGCCCTCGATCCGGAGACGCGCACTCGCGCGGCCTGTGCCTTGCGCGAGCGCCGCACCGTGCCGCCTGCGGGCATCGCGGCGCTGGTTGCACTGCTGCCCGATGACACGACCGTGCCCGTGACGGTCTGCCAGGCCGAAGGCGACCTCGACCGGTACGGCATTCCGCGGACGACGTCACCGGGACGGGAAGCCGCACACGCGCTGGCCGAGGCCGGCGCCGTGGCCTTCGATCCGCTCGCCCTGGCACTCGAACACACCAGCCCTGTCGCGCGCAGGAATGCGGCGCTGGGGCTCGGTATGCTGGATGACGCCCGTGCTGTGCCGCCATTGATCGCGCATCTCGCGGATCAGGACGGACCCGTCCGCGCCCAGGTGGCCTGGGCCCTCGGCGCCATCGACGACGCACGCGCAGTACCGCCGCTCATCGCCAGCCTCGCCGACCGCGACGGGGCGGTGCGTGAGAAGGTGGCCTGGTCGCTCGGTGCGCTCGACGACGCGCGAGCTGTCGAACCGCTGTCGCGGGCCATCTCCGATGTCGAACCGAGGGTGCGTCAACAGGTGGCGTGGGCCCTCGGCGCCATCGGGGACGCGCGCGCCGTCGCGGCGCTGGCCTCGGTGATCGGCGACGCACAGCCGGAGGTGCGTAAACAGGCAGCCTGGGCGCTTGGTGCCGTCGGCGATCCCGGCGGCGTGGACGCGTTGTCGCGGGCGTTGGAAGACACGCAACCCGACGTGCGAAAGCAGGCGGCGTGGGGGCAGGGAGCCATTGGCGATGCCCGCGCGGTGCCCGCACTGCTGCGCGTGCTGCAGGATCCGCAGCCCGCGGTGCGCCGCCAGGCCGCGTGGGCCCTTGGCGCGATTGGCGACCGGCGCGCCACTCCCGCGCTCACGACGGCGCTCCACGACGAGGACCGTCAGGTGCGCAAGCACGCCGCGTGGGCACTGGGACAGGTGGGCGGTCGCTGA
- a CDS encoding transglycosylase domain-containing protein, with translation MRIRFPRGEWLSGQRPGPMGRWLLSRPRTLAIGLTVVSLLAWAGFAACLWFAWDVRQSLPDRKALSSVGDMAQATTLFDQSDKPVFTIFKEQRIEVPLEKMSRNVREAVVSVEDQRFYEHSGIDVVRIGAAVLANMKSGTRGQGGSTITQQLARMSFLNRKKTYTRKVKEAFAALLIERTYSKDEILALYLNKAYFGDGYHGVEAASLGFFGKHASELDVPEAALIAGLIQSPSAYAPTINMEKAITRRNIVLYTMMENRVIDRPAYEQAKRARVRIEDGLRRDEPYGLYFKEAVRRELVDRFGWQRVSEGGLKVYTTIDPDLQRQAEAILERRLADIERRRGYPHSPRAKITITEDVAPPYLQAAIVVMDPRTGAVRAQVGGRNFRESGFNRAVQARRQSGSAFKPIVYATAIEQGQSPGSIVANLNDPINTPSGDYVPEDEHSAADSMTLRTALRTSSNRAAVQLLRTVGIPEAVKTAQALSLGRMPAVPSMALGAGEVTLQSLTAAYSAFAAGGVVHEPYLIRRVEDQDGEVLHATELKAHRVFSEQTAFLVTSMLADVINSGTAWRARAEGFRLPAAGKTGTTNDYHDVWFVGYTPSALTGVWMGFDQPREIIANGYAGELAVPLWSNLMAVATAGDKPEAFKRPAGIVGVEICRITGKRSVEGCTKVPVQAEDGNVEIRSMAFTEYFRKGTEPQEFCEEHAGNNFLERLAGFFGKDKDLKPVSADQAGLPAGTIPRDVPAPPASAREDDAARADSASTEAGRDGKAASDADQPEKKRGFWGRIFGRRDKDEDKQKPKP, from the coding sequence ATGAGGATTCGGTTCCCCCGAGGCGAGTGGCTCAGCGGGCAACGGCCCGGGCCGATGGGCCGGTGGCTGTTGTCACGCCCGCGCACGCTGGCCATCGGGCTGACGGTCGTGTCCCTGCTGGCATGGGCCGGATTTGCTGCATGCCTCTGGTTTGCGTGGGATGTCCGCCAGTCCCTTCCGGATCGCAAGGCCCTGTCGTCGGTCGGCGACATGGCCCAGGCGACGACCCTGTTCGACCAGTCCGACAAGCCGGTGTTCACGATCTTCAAGGAGCAGCGCATCGAGGTGCCGCTCGAGAAGATGTCGCGCAACGTCCGCGAGGCCGTTGTCTCGGTCGAGGACCAGCGGTTCTACGAGCACAGCGGCATCGACGTCGTGCGCATCGGCGCGGCGGTGCTCGCCAACATGAAGTCGGGCACGCGCGGGCAGGGTGGCAGCACCATCACCCAGCAGCTCGCGCGCATGAGTTTCCTGAACCGGAAGAAGACCTATACGCGCAAGGTCAAGGAAGCGTTTGCGGCGCTGCTGATCGAGCGCACCTACTCGAAGGACGAGATCCTCGCCCTGTACCTCAACAAGGCCTACTTCGGCGACGGCTACCACGGCGTCGAGGCGGCCTCGCTCGGCTTCTTCGGCAAGCACGCGAGTGAACTCGACGTCCCCGAGGCTGCCCTCATCGCCGGGCTCATCCAGTCGCCCTCCGCGTACGCGCCGACCATCAACATGGAGAAGGCGATCACGCGGCGCAACATCGTGCTGTACACGATGATGGAGAACCGCGTCATCGATCGGCCCGCGTACGAGCAGGCAAAGCGGGCCCGCGTGCGCATCGAGGACGGGCTGCGTCGCGACGAGCCCTACGGCCTCTATTTCAAGGAGGCCGTCCGGCGCGAACTGGTCGATCGCTTCGGCTGGCAGCGTGTCTCCGAGGGCGGGCTCAAGGTCTACACCACGATCGACCCCGACCTGCAGCGGCAGGCGGAGGCCATTCTCGAGCGCCGCCTGGCGGACATCGAGCGGCGCCGCGGGTACCCGCACTCGCCACGGGCGAAGATCACCATCACCGAGGACGTCGCGCCGCCGTACCTGCAGGCCGCCATCGTGGTGATGGACCCGCGCACCGGCGCGGTCCGCGCGCAGGTGGGCGGGCGCAATTTTCGCGAATCCGGCTTCAATCGCGCGGTGCAGGCGCGACGGCAGTCCGGCTCGGCGTTCAAGCCGATCGTGTACGCCACGGCGATCGAGCAGGGCCAGTCGCCGGGCTCGATCGTGGCCAACCTCAACGACCCGATCAACACGCCCTCGGGCGATTACGTGCCCGAGGACGAACATTCCGCCGCCGACAGCATGACGCTGCGGACGGCCCTCCGTACGTCGAGTAATCGCGCCGCGGTGCAGCTGCTGCGGACCGTCGGCATTCCGGAGGCCGTCAAGACGGCGCAGGCGCTGTCGCTCGGACGGATGCCGGCGGTGCCGTCGATGGCGCTCGGAGCCGGCGAAGTCACGTTGCAGTCGTTGACGGCGGCCTACAGCGCCTTTGCCGCCGGGGGCGTGGTGCACGAGCCCTACCTGATTCGCCGTGTCGAGGACCAGGACGGCGAGGTACTTCATGCGACCGAGTTGAAGGCGCACCGCGTGTTCTCGGAGCAGACGGCGTTCCTGGTCACGAGCATGCTGGCCGACGTGATCAACTCCGGCACCGCGTGGCGGGCGCGTGCCGAAGGCTTCCGGCTGCCTGCCGCAGGCAAGACCGGGACGACCAACGACTACCACGACGTGTGGTTCGTCGGGTACACGCCGTCGGCGCTGACGGGTGTGTGGATGGGATTCGATCAGCCGCGCGAGATCATCGCCAACGGTTACGCCGGTGAACTGGCCGTACCGCTGTGGTCAAACCTGATGGCCGTCGCCACTGCCGGTGACAAGCCCGAGGCGTTCAAGCGCCCGGCCGGCATCGTCGGTGTCGAGATCTGCCGCATCACCGGCAAGCGTTCCGTGGAAGGGTGCACGAAGGTGCCGGTGCAAGCCGAGGACGGCAACGTCGAGATCCGGTCGATGGCTTTCACCGAGTACTTCCGCAAGGGCACCGAGCCGCAGGAATTCTGCGAGGAGCATGCAGGCAACAACTTCCTCGAGCGGTTGGCAGGCTTCTTCGGCAAGGACAAGGACCTCAAGCCGGTCAGCGCCGATCAGGCAGGGCTGCCGGCCGGGACCATTCCGCGCGATGTCCCCGCGCCTCCCGCTAGCGCTCGCGAGGACGACGCCGCACGAGCCGACTCGGCCAGCACCGAGGCAGGGCGCGATGGCAAGGCGGCCAGCGACGCCGACCAGCCCGAGAAGAAGCGCGGGTTCTGGGGCCGCATCTTCGGACGTCGGGACAAGGATGAGGACAAGCAGAAGCCAAAACCCTGA
- a CDS encoding neutral/alkaline non-lysosomal ceramidase N-terminal domain-containing protein, whose amino-acid sequence MTFRHVRLGIVAALMVTCLPTGAMAQAAAARLQAGAATANITPPLGAPIVGGWAPFPATYIHDELHARALVLDDGTSRVAIVVVDSLGVPRYVLDHAKRVAAEHTGIAVDRILVSATHTHSASSALGERWSPADYDLAPTLDAYQSFLATRIADVIRGAAANLQPAQIAWGRGALPDEVFNRRWFMKPGPHLANPFGGTDRVQMNPAVGSPDLVEPAGPTDPEIAFVAVRRAGATAPLAVLANYSLHYVGGVPQGHVSADYYGAFARTLSRLVGADRADPGLVAMLSNGTSGDINNIDVRGGQERLPPYERMERVAARVAAVVYQGLQPLAWRDHVTLAATQRAVTLQRRSVTPEMQAWAREALARPVDAPRHPRERIYAERILGSAGAPPNLEVLLQAFRIGDLAITTFPFEVFAEIGLEIKKRSPFPQTFTTSLANGSEGYLPTKRQHAFGGYEAWLGTNRVELDAARIMTDALLEMLAGLSASQPARAAVR is encoded by the coding sequence ATGACGTTCCGACACGTGCGACTCGGCATCGTCGCTGCGCTGATGGTCACGTGCCTGCCGACCGGCGCGATGGCGCAGGCCGCCGCGGCGCGGCTGCAGGCCGGAGCCGCGACTGCCAACATCACGCCGCCGCTCGGCGCCCCGATCGTCGGCGGCTGGGCGCCGTTTCCTGCCACGTACATTCACGACGAGTTGCACGCGCGCGCCCTGGTGCTCGACGACGGCACGTCGAGGGTGGCCATCGTTGTCGTGGACAGCCTCGGAGTGCCGCGGTACGTCCTCGACCACGCCAAGCGCGTCGCCGCCGAGCACACGGGTATCGCCGTCGATCGCATCCTGGTCAGTGCCACCCACACCCATTCGGCCTCTTCCGCCCTGGGGGAACGCTGGTCGCCAGCCGACTACGACCTTGCGCCGACGCTCGACGCGTACCAGTCCTTCCTGGCCACACGCATCGCCGACGTGATTCGCGGCGCGGCGGCCAACCTGCAGCCGGCTCAGATCGCGTGGGGACGCGGCGCGCTCCCCGACGAGGTCTTCAACCGGCGCTGGTTCATGAAGCCGGGTCCACACCTCGCCAACCCCTTCGGCGGCACCGATCGGGTGCAGATGAACCCCGCGGTGGGGAGCCCCGATCTCGTGGAGCCCGCTGGCCCGACCGATCCGGAGATCGCGTTCGTCGCCGTCCGTCGTGCCGGTGCCACAGCGCCCCTGGCCGTGCTGGCCAACTACTCGCTGCACTACGTCGGCGGCGTGCCGCAGGGGCACGTGTCGGCGGACTACTACGGCGCCTTCGCACGGACGCTGTCGCGACTGGTGGGCGCCGATCGTGCCGACCCGGGTCTCGTGGCGATGCTCTCGAACGGGACGAGCGGCGACATCAACAACATCGACGTGCGCGGAGGTCAGGAGCGGCTGCCGCCCTACGAGCGGATGGAGCGCGTCGCCGCACGGGTCGCGGCGGTCGTGTACCAGGGACTGCAGCCACTCGCCTGGCGCGATCACGTGACCCTGGCAGCCACGCAACGCGCCGTGACGCTGCAGCGCCGGTCCGTCACCCCGGAGATGCAGGCGTGGGCCCGCGAGGCGCTGGCGCGTCCGGTCGATGCGCCACGGCACCCGCGCGAGCGCATCTACGCCGAACGCATCCTGGGCAGCGCCGGCGCGCCACCGAATCTCGAGGTGTTGCTGCAGGCATTCCGCATCGGCGATCTCGCCATCACCACGTTTCCATTCGAGGTGTTTGCCGAGATCGGGCTCGAGATCAAGAAGAGGAGCCCGTTCCCGCAGACGTTCACCACGTCCCTTGCCAACGGCTCGGAAGGGTACCTGCCGACCAAACGCCAGCATGCGTTCGGTGGCTACGAGGCGTGGCTGGGCACCAACCGCGTCGAACTCGATGCGGCACGCATCATGACCGACGCCTTGCTCGAGATGCTGGCGGGTCTCTCGGCCTCGCAGCCAGCACGGGCTGCTGTACGGTGA